A DNA window from Shewanella baltica contains the following coding sequences:
- the pilB gene encoding type IV-A pilus assembly ATPase PilB: MPSTGLHLGLSTLFIRKGLLNEEQMANAITKSRQNKHALVSTLVQSKLISARAIAELCYEEYGTPLLDLTEFDLASIPEEFLNKKLIEKHRCLPLFKRGNRLYIGTSDPTNIAALEDFQFSAGLHAEAILVEEDKLAKALEKILEEDISGLDLGGMDEAALAAIEITDTDRRSEESTGESSDDAPIVIYINKILTDAIRKGASDLHFEPYEKRYRIRFRIDGILHEVSEPPISLAGRLSARLKVMSKLDIAERRVPQDGRIKMKLSRTKSIDFRVSTLPTLWGEKIVMRILDSSSAQLGIEKLGYEPDQEKLYLEMLAKPQGMILVTGPTGSGKTVSLYTGLNILNTEERNISTAEDPVEINLEGVNQVHINLKAGLTFASALRSFLRQDPDVVMVGEIRDLETAEIAIKAAQTGHLVLSTLHTNSAAETLTRLINMGVPGYNIASSVNLIIAQRLARRLCPECKQAEVIPEHELLRLGFAQAQITQGFTTFKPIGCEHCSAGYKGRVGIYEVMKMSDEIARTIMEGGNSLQIASQAKAQGMRDLRQSGLLKVIHGVTSIAEVNRVTSFG, from the coding sequence ATGCCATCTACAGGCCTTCACTTAGGGCTGTCGACCCTTTTTATCCGCAAAGGTCTGCTAAATGAAGAGCAGATGGCTAACGCTATCACTAAATCTCGACAAAACAAACACGCCCTTGTAAGCACCTTAGTTCAAAGTAAGCTAATCTCTGCCCGTGCAATAGCCGAGCTTTGCTATGAGGAATATGGCACTCCACTTCTCGATCTCACTGAATTTGATCTTGCTTCCATCCCTGAAGAATTTCTTAATAAAAAACTCATTGAAAAACACCGCTGCTTACCCTTGTTCAAGCGTGGGAATCGCCTCTATATAGGCACATCCGACCCAACCAATATTGCCGCCCTTGAAGATTTCCAATTTAGTGCAGGCCTGCATGCCGAAGCGATTCTGGTTGAAGAAGATAAACTTGCTAAAGCGTTGGAGAAAATTCTCGAAGAAGATATTAGTGGTCTCGATTTAGGCGGCATGGACGAAGCAGCGCTGGCAGCGATAGAAATTACTGATACAGACAGACGTAGCGAAGAGTCTACTGGTGAGAGTAGTGACGATGCGCCTATTGTCATTTATATCAATAAAATTTTGACCGATGCGATTCGTAAGGGTGCGTCGGATCTACACTTTGAACCCTATGAGAAACGCTATCGCATACGGTTTCGTATAGACGGTATTCTGCACGAAGTCTCTGAACCACCTATTAGCCTCGCTGGTCGTTTATCGGCGCGCCTAAAGGTAATGTCGAAACTCGATATCGCCGAACGGCGCGTGCCACAAGATGGTCGAATTAAGATGAAGCTTTCCCGCACTAAATCTATCGACTTTCGGGTTAGCACTCTGCCGACCCTGTGGGGTGAAAAGATTGTAATGCGGATTTTGGACTCGTCCTCAGCACAACTAGGCATCGAAAAACTCGGCTACGAGCCCGACCAAGAAAAACTCTACCTTGAGATGCTGGCAAAACCCCAAGGGATGATTTTAGTGACGGGTCCAACCGGTTCAGGTAAGACCGTCTCCCTTTACACTGGGTTAAATATTCTCAATACCGAAGAGCGTAATATTTCCACCGCTGAAGATCCGGTTGAGATTAACCTTGAGGGCGTGAATCAGGTTCATATTAATTTAAAAGCAGGGTTAACCTTCGCGTCCGCTTTACGTTCATTTCTACGCCAAGACCCCGATGTGGTGATGGTCGGGGAAATCCGCGATCTTGAAACTGCTGAGATTGCCATTAAAGCGGCGCAAACGGGTCACTTAGTCTTATCAACCTTGCATACTAACTCGGCAGCCGAAACCTTAACCCGTTTAATCAATATGGGTGTTCCAGGCTACAACATAGCTAGCTCTGTGAATCTGATTATTGCCCAGCGCTTAGCGCGTCGTCTATGCCCCGAATGTAAACAAGCGGAAGTGATCCCCGAGCATGAATTACTTCGTCTAGGTTTTGCCCAAGCACAAATTACTCAAGGCTTTACCACCTTTAAACCTATTGGCTGCGAGCACTGCTCTGCGGGCTACAAGGGACGGGTTGGCATTTATGAAGTAATGAAAATGTCCGATGAAATTGCCCGCACTATCATGGAGGGTGGTAACTCATTGCAAATAGCCTCCCAAGCTAAAGCGCAAGGAATGCGAGATTTACGACAATCCGGGTTATTGAAAGTGATTCACGGTGTCACTAGCATTGCAGAAGTTAATCGTGTAACCAGCTTTGGCTAA